In one window of Heterodontus francisci isolate sHetFra1 chromosome 47, sHetFra1.hap1, whole genome shotgun sequence DNA:
- the bmp10 gene encoding bone morphogenetic protein 10 — translation MNASSLQFLAFLYATLFCAASSPIDNRADSTEDQSSYQLDDFQESDSVDFNTLIANMKGEFLKSLNLSGSHPVDAAKVEPPEYMIELYNRFANDRTSMPSSNIVRSFKNEDTSVYNQTNGVRFHSLLFNVSVPRHEEITMAELRLYTLVDTDRRIYEGVDRKVTIYEVNEQEDEGKEEHSSLVKLATRQIYGRDSGWETFDVTEAILRWSKSDMTTHSLQVHIENMDEEKLEDEYLDIDMKPETKHMPLLIVFSDDRNSIKKEAIEELEQMIEHEQDVAFQNFDAGNFVPNLNEETLLQRRSNMLYDTSSRIRRNAKGNYCKRSPLYVEFKQIKWDSWIIAPTGYEAYECKGTCYYPLTEQVTPTKHAIVQTLVNLRNPKMASKACCVPTKLDPISILYLDDAGVVTYKFKYEGMVVAECGCR, via the exons ATGAATGCCTCCTCACTGCAGTTCCTTGCTTTCCTGTACGCTACGCTGTTCTGTGCAGCCAGCAGTCCAATCGACAACAGAGCGGACTCAACTGAAGACCAGAGCAGCTATCAGCTAGATGATTTTCAAGAGAGCGATTCCGTCGATTTTAACACTCTGATCGCAAATATGAAAGGAGAGTTTCTGAAGAGTCTGAACTTGTCTGGAAGTCACCCCGTTGATGCAGCGAAAGTGGAACCACCTGAGTATATGATTGAACTGTACAACAGGTTTGCAAACGACAGAACCTCCATGCCTTCCTCCAACATTGTGAGGAGCTTCAAGAATGAAG ACACTTCAGTTTACAACCAGACCAATGGCGTGAGGTTCCATTCTCTCCTCTTCAACGTGTCAGTGCCTCGTCATGAAGAAATCACCATGGCTGAACTTCGACTCTACACCTTGGTAGATACAGACAGAAGAATATATGAGGGAGTGGACAGGAAAGTCACCATCTACGAAGTGAATGAACAGGAAGACGAAGGGAAAGAAGAACACTCCAGTCTAGTAAAATTAGCAACCAGGCAAATTTATGGCAGAGACAGTGGGTGGGAGACCTTTGATGTGACGGAAGCCATCTTAAGATGGTCAAAATCTGACATGACCACCCATAGCCTTCAAGTACATATTGAAAATATGGATGAAGAAAAGCTTGAAGATGAATACCTTGACATAGACATGAAACCAGAGACCAAGCACATGCCTTTGCTCATCGTGTTCTCTGATGATAGAAACAGCatcaagaaggaggccattgaagAGTTGGAGCAGATGATTGAGCACGAACAAGATGTGGCCTTTCAGAACTTTGATGCTGGAAATTTTGTCCCCAACTTGAATGAAGAAACCTTGCTGCAAAGGCGATCAAACATGCTCTATGATACCTCCTCAAGGATCAGAAGGAATGCCAAGGGGAACTACTGCAAAAGGAGTCCCCTATATGTAGAATTTAAGCAGATCAAGTGGGATTCCTGGATCATAGCGCCAACAGGATATGAAGCATACGAGTGCAAAGGCACTTGCTACTATCCGTTGACTGAGCAAGTCACACCAACCAAACATGCCATTGTTCAGACTCTGGTCAACCTCCGCAACCCCAAAATGGCATCTAAAGCTTGCTGTGTCCCCACAAAACTGGACCCCATCTCCATCCTCTATCTGGATGATGCAGGTGTGGTCACGTACAAGTTCAAGTATGAAGGTATGGTAGTGGCAGAGTGTGGCTGCAGATAG